From Lasioglossum baleicum chromosome 2, iyLasBale1, whole genome shotgun sequence, a single genomic window includes:
- the LOC143218345 gene encoding uncharacterized protein LOC143218345, giving the protein MMGCRPAARSKVAEGCGLGQLESASPSPRCIDLIEVWIDRNWLAFDRGSIHLEDTEDEEEDEDDQVSSETEAESEGDQPSSEKVEEEYQVSSVSEKVEDQAFSEKEEEEARVSSEKEDYLSSVKEDEDQVSSEEEEEEEEKGVFLISNRPLSESIRALVLSR; this is encoded by the coding sequence ATGATGGGCTGCAGACCGGCCGCTAGATCGAAGGTGGCGGAAGGGTGCGGTCTCGGGCAGCTGGAGTCGGCTTCCCCGTCGCCGAGGTGCATCGATTTGATCGAGGTGTGGATCGATCGAAATTGGCTCGCGTTTGATCGGGGCTCGATCCACCTGGAGGACACGGAAGACGAAGAGGAGGACGAAGACGATCAGGTATCCTCCGAAACAGAAGCTGAATCGGAAGGGGACCAGCCATCCTCTGAAAAAGTCGAAGAAGAGTATCAAGTATCCTCTGTAAGCGAAAAAGTAGAGGATCAGGCGTTctcagaaaaagaagaagaagaggctcGGGTGTCTTCCGAAAAGGAAGATTATCTGTCCTCTGTAAAAGAAGACGAGGATCAGGTGTCctcggaggaagaagaagaagaagaagaaaagggcGTATTTCTGATCAGCAACAGACCATTATCCGAAAGTATCAGAGCGTTGGTTCTGAGCAGATAG
- the LOC143218392 gene encoding uncharacterized protein LOC143218392, with product MFIECLRWLSCVSCEASPEPVKVYGLSFKGTFSNNFEKVSEVSNCLIGNMYRTPNYDLCETSPATSEGNQFFFNIIAHRFNI from the exons ATGTTCATCGAGTGTCTTCGTTGGTTGAGTTGTGTTTCCTGCGAGGCATCCCCGGAACCTGTCAAGGTCTATGGGTTGAGCTTCAA aggaacattttcaaacaatttcgaaaaagtatCAGAAGTCTCCAACTGTCTCATTGGAAATATGTATAGAACTCCCAACTATGATCTTTGCGAAACAAGTCCTGCTACATCCGAAGGAAACCAGTTTTTTTTCAACATCATCGCGCATCGTTTCAACATCTGA